The Arachis ipaensis cultivar K30076 chromosome B07, Araip1.1, whole genome shotgun sequence genome includes a window with the following:
- the LOC107607776 gene encoding putative wall-associated receptor kinase-like 16 produces the protein MTLEDGLDGNSDDSAEGQRRMLRPAESRVGGGDGLIILINHNISHASIGYKIIYFPSCLLLFAVVSLSILVLFVASFNAYCGLRKRKLNKLKEQFFQQNGGLLLQQKIAKHRGSIETAKIFSIEELKKATNNFDEVKILGRGGYGIVYKGLLQDNKTVAIKKSKISDQSQIEQFINEVVILTQINHTNVVKLLGCCLETQVPLLVYEFIQGGTLNDHLHGQNQSLKLNWKTRLRIAAETAGALAYLHSATCPPIIHRDVKTTNILLDHNLKAKVSDFGASKIVPLDKTELSTLVQGTVGYLDPEYFHTSHLTEKSDVYSFGVVLAELVTGRKALCFDLPEDDRNLAMYFISSMNKGRLLQILDNQITNEAKPEQLMEFANIAKRCLRLKGEERPTMKEVATELEGLRIMENHRWESDRSSLEETEDLLNASPSSSSLAFYSEDNGSYGRDIISRLESIGQISISLGGSANKISIDTSRKKGKLPNNETDQTQPFAKTCLSYCEEREDAKDPQGHGLSLMSYSFAKALLVAKILMSYA, from the exons AATATCTCACACGCATCAAtaggatataaaataatttattttccctcttgtttattattatttgcaGTTGTCAGTTTAAGCATCTTAGTGTTATTTGTGGCGAGCTTTAATGCTTATTGTGGATTGAGAAAAAGGAAGCTCAACAAACTTAAAGAACAGTTTTTTCAACAAAATGGTGGTCTATTGTTACAACAAAAAATTGCCAAACATAGAGGTTCAATTGAAACAGCTAAAATCTTTAGCATAGAAGAGCTAAAGAAGGCCACCAACAACTTTGATGAAGTCAAGATCCTAGGCCGAGGAGGCTACGGAATAGTTTACAAAGGATTATTACAAGACAACAAAACCGTTGCAATCAAAAAGTCCAAAATCAGTGACCAAAGCCAGATTGAACAATTCATCAATGAGGTGGTAATACTTACTCAAATCAACCATACAAATGTGGTTAAACTTTTGGGGTGTTGCTTAGAGACACAAGTTCCATTGCTCGTTTATGAATTCATTCAAGGTGGTACTCTTAATGATCATCTTCATGGTCAGAACCAATCTTTAAAGCTTAACTGGAAAACAAGATTGAGAATAGCAGCAGAAACTGCTGGGGCTTTGGCATACTTGCATTCTGCTACTTGTCCACCAATCATACATAGAGATGTTAAAACTACCAACATACTTCTTGATCATAATCTCAAAGCAAAGGTTTCTGATTTCGGAGCTTCAAAGATTGTTCCCCTTGATAAAACCGAACTATCCACCTTGGTGCAAGGGACTGTGGGGTATCTAGACCCTGAATACTTCCACACAAGCCACTTAACAGAAAAGAGTGATGTGTATAGTTTCGGAGTCGTTCTAGCAGAGTTAGTTACAGGACGAAAAGCACTTTGTTTTGATTTGCCTGAGGATGATAGAAACCTTGCAATGTACTTCATTTCTTCAATGAATAAGGGTCGCTTACTTCAGATTCTGGACAATCAGATAACAAATGAGGCAAAGCCCGAGCAGCTCATGGAATTTGCCAATATTGCAAAACGATGTTTGAGGTTGAAGGGAGAAGAAAGACCTACCATGAAAGAAGTGGCAACTGAACTTGAGGGACTTAGAATAATGGAAAATCATAGGTGGGAAAGTGATAGATCGTCTTTGGAAGAGACTGAAGATTTGCTCAAtgcatcaccatcatcatcatcattggcttTTTACAGTGAAGATAATGGATCTTATGGAAGGGACATTATTTCTAGATTGGAAAGCATAGGTCAGATTTCTATTTCATTAGGTGGAAG TGCTAATAAGATCTCCATCGACACAAGCAGAAAGAAGGGAAAACTCCCAAATAATGAAACAGATCAG ACGCAACCGTTTGCTAAGACATGCTTATCCTACTGCGAGGAGCGTGAAGATGCAAAGGACCCACAGGGACATGGCTTGTCGCTAATGTCTTACTCTTTTGCAAAAGCCCTCCTGGTTGCAAAG ATATTAATGAGTTATGCGTAA
- the LOC107607775 gene encoding uncharacterized protein LOC107607775, which yields MKEQKGKREEGENRRGKRRGRKRGGAGGRHCHRRRRRVVARKARTEGEREPRKEKEASPSRVAVVTVEVFIVAVHRGLQIEGRRAVLPRAATGRVVVVKLSHHRLCFAPPDLSPGEKQNARGERSGRKEVLPPLELRCCCCHARRASAAKKCQGGTVRCCVVPVAVRMYLNQVVVAIGAELFLSLSRFPGLSPATFCRYSGPNSALIRFILLQSSLS from the exons ATGAAAGAACAGAAAGGGAAAAGAGAAGAGGGGGAGAACCGGAGAGggaagagaagaggaaggaagAGAGGTGGCGCCGGTGGGCgtcactgccaccgtcgccgccgTCGTGTCGTCGCGAGGAAGGCCAGAACCGAGGGAGAGAGAGAGCCGCGCAAAGAGAAGGAGGCATCACCGTCCCGTGTCGCCGTCGTCACCGTCGAGGTCTTCATCGTCGCCGTCCATAGAGGTTTGCAAATAGAGGGAAGACGCGCCGTTCTACCCAGAGCCGCCACGGGAAGGGTTGTTGTAGTCAAGCTCAGCCACCATCGCCTCTGTTTCGCGCCGCCAGATCTGTCGCCGGGAGAGAAACAGAACGCGCGTGGAGAGAGAAGTGGTCGCAAGGAGGTTCTGCCGCCGTTGGAACTCCGCTGCTGCTGCTGCCATGCCCGCCGCGCCTCTGCCGCCAAGAAATGCCAAGGAGGGACTGTCCGCTGTTGCGTTGTTCCTGTCGCCGTTCGGATGTACCTGAACCAAGTCGTCGTTGCCATCGGAGCTGAACTGTTCCTGTCATTATCCCG ATTCCCAGGACTATCGCCAGCTACATTTTGTCGCTACTCCGGTCCAAATTCTGCGCTCATTCGTTTTATTCTACTTCAATCTTCCTTATCTTGA